The Mesorhizobium sp. NBSH29 genome has a segment encoding these proteins:
- a CDS encoding type II toxin-antitoxin system VapB family antitoxin — translation MPLYIRDPEVDRLAEELVNLTGTTKVEAVRIALGRQVAVHKAKQPIRSKLARSLEMARAAGPFAPGDHKAETDALWGEG, via the coding sequence ATGCCGCTATACATCAGGGACCCGGAGGTGGACCGGCTCGCCGAGGAACTCGTGAACCTGACGGGAACCACCAAGGTGGAAGCCGTGAGAATAGCGCTGGGGCGCCAGGTTGCCGTGCACAAGGCAAAGCAGCCGATCCGCTCAAAGCTGGCCAGATCGCTTGAAATGGCGCGTGCTGCCGGGCCGTTTGCTCCAGGGGATCACAAGGCCGAGACCGACGCCTTGTGGGGCGAGGGCTGA
- a CDS encoding type II toxin-antitoxin system VapC family toxin: MLFVDASVVVAILAGEPDRESLLDRLEQVGGPYHWSAVVRMEAVLSLARRLAFGSRGDQRVTPEIVAGARTLVDQFGIDLDLSEIMIDGDAGSKALDAAQNFGKIVNHPAQLNMGDCLAYGCADAHQLRIAYKGNDFTATRLGW, translated from the coding sequence ATGCTTTTTGTCGATGCCTCCGTCGTGGTTGCCATTCTGGCCGGTGAGCCTGACCGGGAGAGCCTGCTGGATCGGCTTGAGCAGGTGGGGGGACCTTATCACTGGTCTGCCGTGGTGCGAATGGAGGCGGTTTTGTCCCTGGCCCGGCGCCTGGCGTTTGGCTCAAGGGGCGATCAGAGGGTGACTCCGGAGATCGTCGCCGGCGCCCGGACGCTGGTCGACCAGTTTGGCATCGATCTCGATCTGAGTGAGATAATGATCGACGGCGATGCCGGAAGCAAAGCGCTCGATGCGGCTCAAAACTTCGGGAAGATCGTCAACCACCCGGCCCAGCTGAACATGGGCGACTGTCTAGCCTATGGCTGTGCCGACGCGCACCAGCTGCGCATCGCCTACAAGGGCAACGATTTTACCGCAACCAGGCTCGGCTGGTAG
- a CDS encoding NADP-dependent malic enzyme, with amino-acid sequence MASGSKKDSNGPSVSPQEALEFHAMGRPGKLEINPTKPMATQRDLSLAYSPGVAVPVQAIADDPSRAFDYTTRGNMVAVISNGTAILGMGNLGALASKPVMEGKAVLFKRFADVDSIDLEVDTEDAEEFINCVKFLGPSFGGINLEDIKAPECFIIESRLRELMDIPVFHDDQHGTAIIATAGLINALEITGRDMKNTKLVCNGAGAAGIACIELVKSLGFSPENVILCDTKGVVYQGREEGMNQWKSAHASKTDLRTLAEALDGADVFFGLSAKGALTPAMVKSMAKNPVIFAMANPDPEITPEEVAEIRTDAIMATGRSDYPNQVNNVLGFPYIFRGALDVRATTINDAMKVAAARAIADLARQDVPDDVAAAYQGNRPKFGPNYIIPVPFDPRLISAIPVAVAQAAMESGVAQKPILDLQKYANELSARRDPIASTLQRIYDRVRRQPKRVVFAEGEEEQVMRAAVSYANQKLGTAILVGREEIIKENARHAGVELDRAGIEILNARLSRRNAVYADYLYERLQRKGYLLRDCQRLINNDRNHFAATMVAMGDADAVVTGVTRNYSTALDDIRRVIDEKPGHRVIGVSIALCRGRTVLVADTAVHDMPNSEQIADIAEEAAGFARRMGYEPRVAMLAYSTFGHPAGERSERVQEAVKILDKRRVDFEYDGEMAADVALNAKVMAQYPFCRLSGPANVLVMPAFHSASISTKMLQELGGSTVIGPLLVGLNKPVQIVPLNAKDSDIVNMAAIAAYSAGA; translated from the coding sequence ATGGCTTCAGGCAGCAAAAAAGACAGCAACGGTCCCTCGGTCAGTCCGCAGGAGGCGCTGGAATTCCACGCCATGGGGCGCCCGGGCAAGCTTGAGATCAACCCGACCAAGCCGATGGCGACCCAACGCGACCTGTCGCTGGCCTATTCGCCAGGCGTCGCGGTGCCGGTGCAGGCAATTGCCGATGATCCCTCACGCGCCTTTGACTATACGACGCGCGGCAATATGGTGGCGGTCATCTCCAACGGCACCGCCATTCTGGGCATGGGCAATCTCGGCGCACTCGCCTCCAAGCCGGTGATGGAAGGCAAGGCGGTGCTGTTCAAGCGCTTTGCCGACGTCGATTCCATCGATCTGGAAGTCGATACCGAAGACGCTGAGGAATTCATCAACTGCGTCAAATTTTTGGGCCCATCATTCGGTGGCATCAACCTTGAAGACATCAAGGCGCCGGAATGCTTCATCATCGAAAGCCGCCTGCGCGAACTGATGGACATTCCGGTTTTCCACGACGATCAGCACGGCACCGCCATCATCGCCACCGCCGGCTTGATCAACGCGCTGGAAATCACCGGGCGCGACATGAAGAACACCAAGCTCGTCTGCAATGGCGCGGGTGCAGCCGGTATTGCCTGCATCGAACTGGTAAAGTCGCTCGGCTTCTCACCCGAAAATGTCATCCTCTGCGACACCAAAGGCGTGGTCTACCAAGGCCGCGAGGAAGGCATGAACCAGTGGAAATCGGCACATGCCAGCAAGACTGACCTGCGCACGCTCGCCGAGGCGTTGGATGGCGCAGACGTGTTCTTCGGTCTGTCAGCCAAGGGCGCGCTGACGCCTGCCATGGTCAAGTCCATGGCCAAGAACCCGGTCATTTTTGCCATGGCCAATCCTGACCCGGAGATCACTCCGGAGGAAGTTGCCGAGATCCGCACTGATGCCATCATGGCGACGGGCCGCTCGGACTATCCTAACCAGGTCAACAATGTGCTGGGCTTCCCTTACATTTTCCGGGGTGCGCTCGATGTGCGCGCCACCACCATCAATGATGCCATGAAGGTCGCTGCTGCCCGCGCCATCGCCGATCTCGCGCGCCAGGACGTACCGGACGATGTTGCCGCCGCCTATCAGGGCAACCGCCCGAAATTCGGGCCCAATTACATTATCCCGGTGCCCTTCGACCCGCGCCTGATTTCCGCCATTCCGGTTGCTGTCGCGCAGGCTGCGATGGAATCGGGTGTGGCGCAAAAACCCATTCTGGACCTGCAAAAATATGCCAATGAGCTGTCCGCGCGGCGCGATCCGATCGCCTCGACGCTGCAGCGCATCTATGACCGTGTGCGCCGCCAGCCCAAGCGCGTTGTCTTTGCGGAGGGGGAGGAAGAACAGGTAATGCGCGCCGCCGTCTCCTATGCCAACCAGAAGCTTGGTACCGCCATTCTTGTCGGCCGCGAGGAGATCATCAAGGAAAACGCCCGCCATGCCGGTGTCGAGCTTGACCGCGCGGGTATCGAAATACTCAATGCGCGGTTGTCACGCCGCAATGCGGTCTATGCCGATTATCTTTATGAGCGGCTGCAGCGCAAAGGCTATCTGCTGCGTGATTGCCAGCGGCTGATCAACAATGACCGCAACCATTTTGCCGCCACCATGGTGGCGATGGGCGATGCGGATGCTGTGGTGACCGGCGTCACCCGCAACTATTCAACAGCGCTCGACGACATTCGCCGCGTCATCGACGAAAAGCCCGGCCACCGGGTTATCGGCGTGTCGATTGCTCTGTGCCGGGGGCGCACGGTTCTGGTCGCTGATACCGCCGTCCACGATATGCCTAATTCCGAGCAGATCGCCGATATTGCCGAAGAGGCTGCCGGCTTTGCACGGCGCATGGGCTATGAGCCACGCGTGGCGATGCTTGCCTACTCCACCTTCGGCCATCCGGCCGGCGAGCGTTCCGAGCGCGTTCAGGAGGCGGTAAAAATCCTCGACAAGCGGCGTGTCGATTTCGAATATGATGGCGAGATGGCAGCCGATGTCGCGCTCAACGCAAAGGTCATGGCGCAGTATCCGTTCTGTCGTCTGTCAGGCCCCGCGAACGTGCTGGTCATGCCGGCGTTTCACTCGGCCTCGATCTCAACCAAGATGCTACAGGAACTCGGCGGCTCGACCGTTATCGGCCCGCTTCTGGTCGGCCTCAACAAGCCGGTCCAGATCGTGCCGTTGAACGCCAAGGATTCCGACATTGTGAATATGGCTGCTATCGCGGCGTACTCGGCTGGGGCTTGA
- the mutS gene encoding DNA mismatch repair protein MutS — MNDETPTRTTAATPLTVTVGATPMIEQFIEIKAANPDSLLFYRMGDFYEMFFGDAETASRALGITLTKRGKYDGRDIPMCGVPVHAADDYLQKLIGLGHRVAVCEQMEDPAEAKKRGSKSVVKRDVIRLVTPGTITEDRLLAPSESNYLMALGRVKDSPQDAYALAWIDISTGAFRVCETDAERLASDIFRVAPKELIVADPVFHDPDLRPVFDMVGRAVSPQPPSLFDSASAPGRIARFYDVATPDSFGTFSRAELSAISGAIAYVEKTQKAERPPLERPEREQAGSSLFIDPATRANLELLRTTSGNRDGSLFKAIDRTVTGAGARLLADRLMAPLTSPDAIVARLDAVSFCGAEPKLCEGLRAALKRVADMPRALSRLALNRGGPRDLGALTAGFAAATEIAQLLDGAVLPAELDDARSAIRALPKNFADHLARSLADELPLLKRDGGFLRPGYHGELDEMRALRDQSRKVIAGLERGLIEETGIRSLKIRHNNVLGYYIEVTANHRDIMNGTDAAKARFIHRQTMANAMRFTTTELAELETKIANAADRALSIELAAFEQLVAEAVSHAGAIRAGAAALAVFDVSSSLAVLASTENYTRPIVDDSLAFCIERGRHPVVEQALRRATESAFVANDADLSPEGNAKYGAIWLLTGPNMGGKSTFLRQNALIAILAQMGSFVPATKAHIGVVDRLFSRVGASDDLARGRSTFMVEMVETAAILNQASERSLVILDEIGRGTSTFDGLSIAWAAVEYLHEKNRSRAIFATHFHEMTALSVKLSRLHNVTMRVKEWEGDVVFLHEVGMGAADRSYGVQVARLAGLPDAVVERARAVLDQLEQGEQSGKADRLVDDLPLFSAVARKEPPQPKKTDALGAALSAINPDEMTPREALDALYRLKTMGDGKI; from the coding sequence ATGAATGATGAAACGCCCACCCGCACCACCGCCGCGACGCCGCTCACTGTGACGGTTGGCGCGACGCCGATGATCGAGCAATTTATCGAAATCAAGGCGGCGAACCCGGATTCGCTTTTGTTCTACCGGATGGGCGATTTCTACGAGATGTTCTTCGGCGATGCGGAGACCGCAAGCCGGGCGCTTGGCATCACGCTGACCAAGCGCGGCAAATATGACGGGCGGGATATTCCCATGTGCGGTGTGCCCGTGCACGCGGCCGACGACTATCTTCAAAAGCTGATCGGGCTCGGCCACCGGGTTGCCGTCTGCGAGCAGATGGAAGACCCTGCCGAAGCCAAGAAGCGTGGTTCCAAATCGGTCGTCAAACGCGATGTCATCCGGCTGGTGACGCCCGGCACAATTACCGAAGACAGGCTTCTGGCACCTTCCGAATCCAACTACCTGATGGCGCTTGGCCGGGTGAAGGACAGCCCTCAGGATGCCTATGCGTTGGCCTGGATCGACATTTCCACCGGCGCTTTCCGGGTCTGTGAAACAGATGCCGAGCGGCTTGCTTCCGATATTTTCCGGGTGGCGCCCAAGGAACTGATCGTGGCTGATCCGGTGTTTCACGATCCGGATCTGCGACCTGTCTTCGACATGGTGGGTCGCGCCGTCAGTCCGCAACCGCCCAGCCTGTTTGATTCCGCCTCAGCGCCGGGGCGTATCGCACGCTTCTACGATGTTGCGACGCCGGACAGTTTCGGGACGTTCAGCCGCGCCGAGCTTTCAGCTATATCGGGCGCGATTGCCTATGTGGAGAAAACCCAAAAGGCAGAGCGTCCGCCGTTGGAACGGCCCGAGCGCGAACAGGCAGGATCATCCCTGTTCATCGACCCTGCGACGCGCGCCAATCTGGAGCTTTTGCGCACCACAAGCGGCAACCGCGATGGCTCGCTGTTCAAGGCAATTGACCGGACTGTGACGGGCGCTGGCGCGCGGCTTCTGGCTGACCGGCTGATGGCGCCGCTGACCAGCCCCGACGCCATTGTGGCACGGCTGGACGCAGTATCCTTCTGCGGCGCCGAACCAAAACTGTGCGAGGGGCTGCGCGCGGCGCTGAAGAGGGTCGCCGACATGCCCCGCGCCTTGTCGCGGCTCGCGCTCAACCGCGGCGGCCCGCGTGACCTGGGTGCGCTAACTGCCGGATTTGCAGCGGCGACTGAGATCGCGCAGTTGTTGGATGGCGCGGTGCTGCCGGCGGAGCTTGACGACGCACGCTCTGCAATCCGCGCGCTTCCAAAGAATTTCGCAGACCATCTGGCGCGATCATTGGCCGACGAACTACCTCTGTTGAAGCGTGACGGCGGCTTCCTGCGCCCCGGCTATCATGGAGAGCTGGACGAGATGCGGGCGCTGCGCGACCAATCGCGAAAGGTGATTGCCGGGCTGGAACGCGGGCTGATCGAGGAAACCGGTATTCGCTCGCTGAAGATACGGCACAACAATGTGCTGGGCTACTACATTGAGGTGACAGCCAATCACCGAGACATCATGAATGGCACGGATGCGGCCAAGGCGCGCTTCATCCATCGCCAGACCATGGCCAATGCGATGCGCTTCACAACAACCGAACTGGCCGAGCTTGAAACCAAGATCGCCAATGCCGCCGACCGGGCGCTGAGCATCGAGCTTGCGGCCTTCGAGCAATTGGTGGCTGAGGCTGTCTCGCATGCAGGGGCTATCCGCGCCGGTGCGGCGGCGCTTGCCGTGTTTGACGTGTCGTCCTCGCTGGCCGTGCTTGCCTCGACGGAAAACTATACGCGGCCCATTGTCGATGACAGCCTTGCCTTCTGCATAGAGCGCGGGCGCCACCCTGTGGTGGAGCAGGCATTGCGCCGCGCCACAGAAAGCGCGTTTGTCGCCAATGACGCCGACCTGTCGCCCGAGGGCAATGCCAAATATGGCGCGATCTGGCTTTTGACCGGCCCGAATATGGGCGGTAAGTCGACCTTTCTCCGCCAGAACGCGCTGATTGCGATCCTTGCCCAGATGGGCTCCTTCGTGCCGGCTACGAAGGCTCATATCGGCGTGGTGGACCGGCTGTTTTCGCGCGTCGGCGCGTCCGACGATCTGGCGCGCGGCAGGTCCACCTTCATGGTGGAGATGGTAGAAACGGCCGCGATCCTCAATCAGGCGAGCGAGCGGTCACTGGTCATCCTCGACGAGATCGGCCGTGGAACCTCGACCTTTGACGGCCTATCGATTGCCTGGGCAGCGGTGGAATATCTGCACGAGAAAAACCGCAGTCGCGCGATTTTCGCCACCCATTTCCATGAGATGACTGCGCTCTCGGTGAAGCTCAGCCGGCTTCATAACGTCACCATGCGGGTGAAGGAGTGGGAGGGCGACGTGGTGTTTCTGCACGAGGTCGGCATGGGGGCTGCTGATCGAAGCTATGGCGTCCAGGTGGCGCGGCTGGCCGGTCTGCCCGATGCTGTTGTAGAACGCGCCCGCGCTGTGCTCGACCAGCTGGAACAAGGCGAGCAATCCGGCAAGGCTGACCGGCTTGTCGACGACCTGCCGCTGTTTTCTGCGGTGGCAAGAAAGGAGCCGCCGCAGCCGAAAAAAACGGATGCGCTCGGCGCAGCGCTCTCGGCCATCAACCCAGACGAAATGACACCACGCGAGGCGCTTGACGCCCTCTATCGGCTGAAAACCATGGGTGACGGTAAGATCTAG
- a CDS encoding glutathione S-transferase family protein — MTLKLYAHPFSAYCQKVLIALWENDLPFTYRHLGEDDAIAEREQLWPLDRFPVLTDNGKVIPETSIIIEHLDLFHPGPIKLIPEDRARALEVRFMDRFFDNFIMDEMQKPVFAAARDGEEAQQKALEVAAKSLDKSYAWLEQKLAGRTWAAGEAFSMADCAAAPALFYADWVHQIGSQFPTVRAYRSRLLERPSFARAVEEGRKYRHFFPLGAPDRD; from the coding sequence ATGACGCTGAAACTCTATGCGCATCCTTTTTCAGCCTACTGCCAAAAGGTGCTGATCGCGCTTTGGGAGAATGACCTTCCTTTCACCTACCGCCACCTTGGCGAGGATGACGCCATAGCCGAGCGCGAACAGCTTTGGCCGCTTGATCGCTTTCCGGTTCTGACAGACAACGGAAAGGTGATCCCCGAGACCAGCATCATCATTGAGCATCTTGATCTGTTTCATCCAGGGCCAATCAAGCTTATCCCCGAAGACAGAGCGCGTGCGCTCGAAGTCCGGTTCATGGACCGCTTCTTTGACAATTTCATCATGGACGAGATGCAAAAACCGGTCTTTGCAGCGGCCAGAGACGGCGAAGAAGCCCAGCAAAAGGCCCTTGAGGTCGCCGCTAAATCCCTCGACAAAAGCTATGCATGGTTGGAACAGAAGCTTGCTGGCCGCACATGGGCTGCGGGCGAGGCGTTCAGCATGGCTGATTGTGCGGCAGCGCCGGCCCTGTTCTATGCCGACTGGGTTCACCAGATTGGCAGCCAGTTTCCAACTGTCCGCGCCTATCGCTCACGTCTTCTGGAACGTCCCTCCTTTGCGCGTGCCGTGGAAGAGGGCCGCAAATACCGCCACTTCTTTCCGCTGGGTGCGCCCGACCGCGACTAG
- a CDS encoding winged helix-turn-helix transcriptional regulator yields the protein MKNQSRSGCPINLTLEILGDSWSLIVIRDVMFGNRRRYRELLTHSEEGIASNVLADRLKRLVGAGLLSKVDDPGHKQSSIYSLTEPSIQLVPLLVQMGAWGCRHTPASKELSIRAQLLEEGGPQMWADFMDELRTHHLGSPAAPHAKSVGARLQAAYEKMLAEPA from the coding sequence ATGAAAAACCAATCTCGGTCCGGCTGCCCCATAAATCTAACGCTTGAAATATTGGGAGATAGCTGGAGCCTCATCGTCATCCGCGATGTCATGTTCGGAAACCGCCGGCGCTACCGAGAACTTTTGACGCACTCCGAAGAGGGCATCGCCTCCAATGTGCTTGCTGACAGGCTCAAGCGCCTGGTCGGCGCGGGCCTGCTTTCCAAGGTCGATGATCCTGGCCACAAGCAGAGCTCGATCTACAGCCTGACGGAGCCCTCAATCCAGCTTGTGCCATTGCTTGTCCAGATGGGGGCCTGGGGCTGCCGCCACACGCCAGCATCGAAGGAACTTTCCATCCGTGCGCAACTGCTGGAGGAAGGCGGTCCGCAAATGTGGGCGGATTTCATGGATGAGTTGCGCACTCACCATCTGGGGTCGCCTGCTGCGCCTCATGCAAAGTCAGTGGGCGCTCGATTGCAAGCGGCCTATGAAAAGATGCTTGCTGAACCGGCATGA
- the polA gene encoding DNA polymerase I, which produces MKNGDHLFLVDGSGYIFRAYHALPPLTRKSDGLPTNAVLGFCNMVWKLLQDARNTAVGIVPTHFAVIFDYSSKTFRNELYSEYKANRSAPPEDLIPQFGLIREATRAFDLPCLELEGFEADDLIATYARLARETGGDVTIISSDKDLMQLVGPQVSMYDPMKDRQIGVAEVIEKWGVPPEKMIDLQALTGDSVDNVPGVPGIGPKTAAQLLEMFGDLDTLLARAGEIKQDKRRTVIIENADKARISRDLVRLKDDIDGLTPLSDLTLQPPNGPKLLAFLKAMEFTTLTRRVAEATDTDAAAVEAASIAVESGTAAHGPDVGASAPVAAKTQTFTKPGRMGADPSALDTPVAPAALAAARAAAAATAKIDHSAYACIRDLATLEEWIAAAREAGTVSFRTEASSLDPMRAQTVGFALALPDGRSAYIPVGHRASAADLLGGGVSDDQIAPDAAIAALKPLLEDRSILKIGHNLKFDWLLMHRLGVDIAAYDDTMLISYVLGAGTGGHDIASVAERWLGHAMIPFKEMVGSGKSLVSFDLVAIERATTYATEGADIALRLWHVLKPRLVADGLVSIYERLERPLVPVLAKMEERGISVDRQMLSRLSGEFAQRAGALEEDVYAAAGERFTIGSPKQLGDIMFGKMGLPGGAKTKSGQWSTTAQLLEELASEGHELPRRIVDWRQLTKLKSTYTDALPEYIHPETQRLHTSYALASTPTGRISSSEPNLQNIPIRTAEGRRIRTAFVAEKGNKLISADYSQIELRVLAHIADIPQLRQAFADGIDIHAMTASEMFGVPVEGMPSDVRRRAKAINFGIVYGISAFGLANQLSIPREEAGAYIKKYFERFPGIKDYMDSAKQMARDKGYVETIFGRRIHYPEIRSSNPSVRAFNERASINAPIQGSAADIIRRAMSRMDAALADAKLSARMLLQVHDELIFETAEDEVEATLPVVKSVMEGAAMPALDMKVPLQVDARAANNWDEAH; this is translated from the coding sequence ATGAAAAACGGTGATCATCTTTTCCTTGTCGACGGCTCCGGCTATATTTTTCGTGCCTACCACGCGCTGCCGCCGCTCACCCGCAAATCCGATGGCCTGCCCACCAATGCGGTGCTGGGTTTTTGCAATATGGTGTGGAAGCTGCTGCAGGATGCGCGCAACACCGCCGTTGGCATCGTGCCGACGCATTTTGCCGTGATTTTCGACTATTCGTCCAAAACCTTCCGCAACGAGCTTTACTCTGAATACAAGGCCAACCGCTCTGCCCCGCCGGAGGATCTGATCCCGCAATTCGGGCTGATCCGCGAGGCGACGCGCGCCTTTGATCTGCCCTGCCTTGAGCTTGAGGGGTTTGAGGCCGACGATCTGATCGCCACCTACGCCCGCCTGGCGCGCGAAACCGGCGGCGATGTCACCATCATCTCCTCCGACAAGGATCTGATGCAGCTCGTCGGGCCTCAGGTGTCGATGTATGACCCAATGAAGGATCGCCAGATCGGCGTTGCCGAAGTGATCGAGAAATGGGGTGTACCGCCCGAAAAGATGATCGACTTGCAGGCGCTGACCGGCGATTCGGTGGACAATGTGCCGGGCGTGCCGGGTATCGGGCCAAAGACGGCTGCGCAATTGCTGGAAATGTTCGGCGACCTTGATACGCTTCTGGCCCGCGCCGGCGAGATCAAGCAGGACAAGCGCCGCACGGTGATCATCGAGAATGCCGACAAGGCGCGTATTTCGCGCGATCTGGTGCGGCTGAAGGACGATATTGACGGGCTGACGCCGCTCTCCGACCTGACCTTGCAGCCGCCCAACGGACCCAAGCTGCTCGCATTCTTGAAGGCGATGGAGTTCACAACGCTGACACGGCGCGTGGCGGAGGCAACAGATACGGATGCAGCCGCGGTTGAAGCCGCATCGATCGCGGTGGAAAGCGGCACCGCTGCGCACGGCCCCGATGTCGGCGCCAGTGCGCCCGTTGCTGCCAAAACGCAGACCTTCACCAAACCCGGTCGCATGGGTGCGGACCCGAGCGCGCTCGACACGCCAGTGGCACCTGCGGCACTCGCTGCCGCGCGCGCTGCGGCGGCTGCGACGGCAAAGATCGACCATTCCGCCTATGCCTGCATTCGCGACCTTGCCACGCTCGAAGAATGGATCGCCGCTGCGCGCGAGGCTGGCACGGTGTCATTTCGCACCGAGGCATCAAGCCTTGATCCGATGCGCGCGCAGACGGTCGGCTTTGCGCTGGCGCTGCCAGACGGTCGTTCGGCCTATATTCCGGTCGGTCACCGCGCCAGCGCGGCAGACTTGCTCGGCGGTGGGGTGAGTGACGACCAGATTGCACCCGACGCCGCAATTGCCGCGCTCAAACCTCTGCTTGAGGACCGTTCGATTCTCAAGATTGGCCACAATCTGAAATTCGACTGGCTGTTGATGCACCGGCTGGGTGTCGATATCGCGGCCTATGACGACACCATGCTGATTTCTTATGTGCTGGGTGCTGGAACCGGCGGGCATGATATTGCAAGCGTCGCCGAGCGTTGGCTTGGCCATGCCATGATCCCATTCAAGGAAATGGTCGGCTCCGGCAAAAGCTTGGTCAGCTTCGATCTCGTCGCCATCGAGCGCGCCACGACCTATGCCACCGAGGGCGCGGATATCGCGCTCAGGCTCTGGCATGTGCTGAAACCGCGCCTTGTCGCGGACGGTCTGGTCTCGATCTATGAACGGCTGGAGCGGCCGCTTGTGCCGGTGCTGGCGAAGATGGAAGAGCGCGGCATTTCCGTTGACCGGCAGATGCTGTCGCGCCTGTCGGGCGAGTTTGCCCAGCGCGCCGGGGCACTGGAAGAAGATGTTTACGCCGCTGCCGGCGAGCGCTTCACCATTGGCTCGCCGAAGCAGCTTGGCGATATCATGTTTGGAAAAATGGGCCTTCCGGGCGGCGCCAAGACCAAATCCGGCCAATGGTCGACCACGGCGCAGCTGCTGGAAGAACTGGCCTCCGAGGGCCACGAGCTGCCGCGCCGAATTGTTGACTGGCGCCAGCTGACCAAGCTGAAATCTACCTATACCGACGCGCTGCCCGAATATATCCATCCCGAGACACAGCGTCTGCACACGTCCTACGCACTTGCCTCGACGCCGACCGGGCGCATTTCGTCGTCCGAGCCCAACTTGCAAAACATTCCGATCCGTACCGCCGAAGGTCGACGCATCCGCACCGCATTTGTTGCAGAAAAGGGCAACAAGCTCATTTCAGCTGATTACAGCCAGATCGAACTTCGGGTGCTGGCCCATATCGCCGATATTCCACAGCTTCGTCAGGCTTTTGCCGACGGCATCGACATTCACGCCATGACCGCATCCGAAATGTTCGGCGTCCCGGTGGAAGGCATGCCCTCGGATGTGCGCCGTCGCGCCAAGGCGATCAATTTCGGCATCGTCTACGGCATTTCTGCCTTCGGCCTCGCCAATCAGCTGTCGATCCCGCGCGAGGAGGCAGGCGCCTATATCAAGAAATATTTCGAGCGCTTTCCTGGCATCAAGGACTATATGGATTCAGCTAAGCAGATGGCACGCGACAAAGGCTATGTCGAAACCATTTTCGGCCGGCGCATCCACTATCCAGAAATCCGCTCGTCCAACCCGTCGGTCCGCGCCTTCAACGAACGCGCCTCGATCAATGCGCCGATCCAGGGTTCTGCCGCAGACATTATCCGCCGCGCCATGAGCCGCATGGATGCCGCACTGGCAGATGCGAAACTATCGGCGCGCATGCTCTTGCAAGTGCATGACGAACTGATCTTTGAAACCGCCGAGGACGAGGTCGAGGCAACGCTGCCAGTGGTCAAGTCGGTTATGGAGGGTGCCGCGATGCCGGCGCTCGATATGAAAGTGCCGCTACAGGTCGACGCGCGGGCCGCGAACAATTGGGACGAGGCGCATTGA